One stretch of Streptomyces sp. NBC_00443 DNA includes these proteins:
- a CDS encoding heavy metal translocating P-type ATPase, giving the protein MTSTLTPPSAERAGSARAEGVPRRRTRLLALPEVRWAVAATALFLLALPLQLTGAPAWTWGPLYALSYATGGWEPGWEGLKALKARTLDVDLLMVVAALGAASIGQLMDGALLIVIFATSGALEALATARTADSVRGLLDLAPATATRIAPDGTEQTVAVEELTVDDTVLVRPGERVGADGRVLDGASEVDQASITGEPLPAPKQPGDEVFAGTLNGTGALRVRVERDASDSVIARIVRMVEEASETKAPTQLFIEKVEQRYSLGMVAATLAVFSVPLAFGEEFSEALLRAMTFMIVASPCAVVLATMPPLLSAIANAGRHGVLVKSAVVMERLGQVDAVALDKTGTLTEGTPRVVDVRPLPGSALDEDALLTLAAAAEHPSEHPLARAVLDAARERRLQLPDVRDFMSAPGVGVKAVIANGRTVEVGAPARLLDDGDGADDASPVTAFAEELQQSGCTAVLVIVDGTPAGVLGIADRLRPDAAATVASLTALTGAAPTLLTGDNPRAAAHLAAEAGIEDVRAGLLPQDKMAAVKEMEAAGRKVMVVGDGVNDAPALAAAHIGVAMGRAGSDLALETADTVIVRDELAAVPTTVALSRRARTLVVQNLVVAGVFIAGLVTWDLVGTLPLPLGVAGHEGSTVLVGLNGLRLLRDAAWQRAAADGAA; this is encoded by the coding sequence ATGACTTCGACGCTCACCCCGCCGTCGGCCGAGCGGGCCGGTTCCGCGCGTGCCGAAGGCGTGCCGCGGCGGCGTACCCGGCTCCTCGCGCTGCCCGAGGTCCGCTGGGCTGTCGCGGCCACCGCGCTGTTCCTGCTCGCGCTGCCCCTGCAACTCACCGGAGCGCCCGCCTGGACGTGGGGCCCGCTCTACGCGCTGTCGTACGCGACCGGCGGCTGGGAGCCGGGCTGGGAGGGGCTCAAGGCACTCAAGGCGAGGACCCTCGACGTCGATCTGCTGATGGTCGTCGCCGCGCTCGGCGCCGCCTCGATCGGGCAGCTGATGGACGGCGCGCTGCTGATCGTCATCTTCGCGACCTCGGGCGCGCTGGAGGCCCTCGCCACCGCCCGCACCGCCGACTCCGTGCGCGGACTGCTCGACCTGGCCCCTGCCACGGCCACCCGGATCGCCCCCGACGGCACCGAACAGACCGTCGCCGTCGAGGAGTTGACGGTGGACGACACCGTCCTCGTACGGCCCGGCGAGCGCGTCGGAGCCGACGGCCGGGTGCTGGACGGCGCCAGCGAGGTGGACCAGGCGAGCATCACCGGCGAACCGCTCCCCGCGCCGAAGCAGCCGGGCGACGAAGTGTTCGCGGGCACCCTCAACGGCACCGGGGCGCTGCGCGTCCGGGTCGAACGCGACGCCTCCGACTCCGTGATCGCCCGGATCGTACGGATGGTGGAAGAGGCGTCCGAGACGAAGGCACCCACCCAGCTGTTCATCGAGAAGGTCGAACAGCGCTACTCGCTGGGCATGGTCGCCGCGACGCTCGCCGTGTTCTCGGTCCCGCTCGCGTTCGGCGAGGAGTTCTCCGAGGCGCTGCTGCGGGCCATGACCTTCATGATCGTCGCCTCGCCCTGTGCGGTGGTCCTGGCCACCATGCCGCCCCTGCTGTCGGCGATCGCCAACGCCGGCCGGCACGGTGTGCTGGTGAAGTCGGCGGTGGTGATGGAACGCCTCGGCCAGGTCGACGCCGTCGCGCTGGACAAGACCGGCACGCTCACCGAGGGCACACCGCGCGTCGTCGACGTACGGCCCCTGCCGGGATCGGCGCTCGACGAGGACGCGTTGTTGACGCTCGCCGCGGCCGCCGAGCACCCCAGCGAACACCCGCTGGCACGGGCCGTTTTGGACGCGGCGCGTGAGCGGCGCCTCCAACTGCCTGACGTACGGGACTTCATGTCCGCGCCCGGGGTCGGGGTGAAGGCCGTGATCGCGAACGGCCGGACCGTCGAAGTGGGCGCCCCGGCCCGCCTGCTCGACGACGGTGACGGTGCCGACGACGCGAGCCCGGTCACCGCGTTTGCCGAAGAACTCCAGCAGTCCGGCTGCACCGCCGTCCTCGTGATCGTCGACGGCACCCCGGCCGGGGTGCTCGGCATCGCGGACCGGCTGCGCCCCGACGCCGCCGCCACCGTCGCGTCCCTCACCGCACTCACCGGCGCCGCCCCGACCCTGCTCACCGGCGACAACCCCCGGGCCGCCGCCCACCTGGCCGCCGAGGCCGGTATCGAGGATGTGCGCGCGGGGCTGCTGCCGCAGGACAAGATGGCCGCGGTCAAGGAGATGGAGGCCGCGGGCCGCAAGGTGATGGTCGTCGGGGACGGCGTCAACGACGCACCCGCCCTGGCCGCCGCCCACATCGGCGTCGCCATGGGCCGCGCGGGCTCGGACCTCGCCCTGGAGACCGCCGACACGGTGATCGTCCGCGACGAACTGGCCGCCGTCCCCACCACCGTCGCCCTCTCCCGCCGGGCCCGGACACTGGTCGTGCAGAACCTCGTCGTCGCCGGGGTGTTCATCGCGGGCCTCGTCACCTGGGACCTGGTCGGCACGCTCCCGCTGCCGCTCGGCGTCGCGGGCCACGAGGGCTCCACGGTCCTCGTCGGCCTGAACGGACTGCGCCTGCTGCGGGACGCGGCATGGCAGCGGGCGGCGGCAGACGGGGCTGCTTGA
- a CDS encoding metal ABC transporter permease yields the protein MTIADGIWQQVFNFDHYGELLALVRNSLVAGAALGLVGGLAGVFVIMRDLPFAVHGISELSFAGASAALLLGVNIVAGSIVGSLVAAGAIGLLGSRARDRNSVIGVIMPFGLGLGVLFLALYKGRAANKFGLLTGQIVAVDTPQMSWLLGTSAVVLVALAVMWRPLAFASADPEVAEARGVPVRALSFAFMIVLGLAVALSVQIVGALLVLTLVVTPAAAAARLTASPVLLPLLGVVFAVASIEGGILLALGSSVPISPYVTTISFAIYLGCRLLGRRRKTVRKEKPFREEPRPT from the coding sequence ATGACCATCGCCGACGGGATCTGGCAGCAGGTCTTCAACTTCGACCACTACGGCGAACTGCTCGCCCTGGTCCGCAACTCCCTCGTCGCCGGCGCCGCCCTCGGTCTGGTCGGCGGTCTGGCGGGGGTGTTCGTGATCATGCGGGACCTGCCGTTCGCGGTGCACGGGATCAGTGAGCTGTCCTTCGCCGGTGCCTCGGCCGCGCTGCTGCTGGGTGTGAACATCGTGGCCGGCTCGATCGTGGGCTCGCTCGTCGCCGCCGGGGCGATCGGACTGCTCGGCTCCCGTGCCCGGGACCGCAACTCCGTGATCGGCGTCATCATGCCGTTCGGCCTCGGGCTCGGCGTGCTCTTCCTCGCCCTCTACAAGGGCCGGGCGGCGAACAAGTTCGGCCTCCTCACCGGGCAGATCGTCGCCGTCGACACCCCGCAGATGTCCTGGCTGCTCGGCACGTCGGCGGTGGTGCTCGTGGCCCTGGCGGTGATGTGGCGCCCGCTCGCCTTCGCCAGCGCCGACCCGGAGGTGGCCGAGGCGCGGGGCGTGCCCGTACGGGCGCTGTCGTTCGCCTTCATGATCGTGCTGGGCCTCGCGGTCGCCCTGTCCGTGCAGATCGTCGGCGCGCTGCTGGTCCTCACGCTCGTCGTCACACCGGCGGCCGCCGCTGCCCGGCTCACGGCCTCACCGGTGCTGCTGCCCCTCCTGGGCGTGGTGTTCGCGGTGGCCTCCATCGAGGGCGGAATCCTGCTGGCCCTGGGCAGCAGCGTCCCCATCAGCCCGTACGTCACCACGATCTCGTTCGCGATCTACCTCGGGTGCAGGCTGCTGGGCCGCCGTCGGAAGACCGTCCGAAAGGAGAAGCCCTTCCGGGAAGAACCCCGCCCGACATGA
- a CDS encoding SOS response-associated peptidase, translating to MCGRYASSRSPQDLAQLFQVVEWHPEETLAPSWNVAPTDEVWAVLERTPRGADEDETVRRRLRPLRWGLVPSWAKDTKIGARLINARVETVHEKPAFRRAFVKRRCLLPADGFFEWDEVKDKKSGKVRKQPYFIHPEDGQVLALAGLYEFWRDPEIKDSDDPAAWLLTCTIITTEATDAAGRIHPRMPLALTPEHYDAWLDPHHQDTDDLRALLAPPADGHLDVRPVSPAVNSVRNNGPQLLDEVPAP from the coding sequence ATGTGCGGACGCTATGCCTCCAGCCGCAGTCCCCAGGACCTCGCTCAGCTGTTCCAGGTGGTCGAGTGGCATCCGGAGGAAACCCTCGCGCCCAGTTGGAACGTGGCCCCGACCGACGAGGTCTGGGCCGTCCTCGAGCGCACACCGCGCGGCGCCGACGAGGACGAGACCGTACGGCGCCGGCTGCGGCCGCTGCGGTGGGGGCTGGTGCCCTCGTGGGCGAAGGACACCAAGATCGGCGCGAGGCTGATCAACGCGCGAGTGGAGACCGTGCACGAGAAGCCCGCCTTCCGCCGCGCGTTCGTCAAACGCCGCTGCCTGCTGCCGGCCGACGGCTTCTTCGAGTGGGACGAGGTGAAGGACAAGAAGTCGGGCAAGGTCCGCAAGCAGCCCTACTTCATCCATCCGGAGGACGGGCAGGTCCTGGCCCTCGCCGGACTGTACGAGTTCTGGCGCGACCCGGAGATCAAGGATTCCGACGACCCTGCCGCCTGGCTGCTGACCTGCACCATCATCACCACCGAGGCCACCGACGCGGCCGGCCGCATCCACCCCCGCATGCCCCTCGCCCTCACCCCCGAGCACTACGACGCCTGGCTGGACCCGCACCACCAGGACACCGACGACCTCCGCGCTCTGCTCGCCCCGCCGGCGGACGGCCACCTGGACGTCCGCCCCGTCTCCCCGGCCGTCAACAGCGTCCGCAACAACGGCCCTCAGCTCCTGGACGAGGTCCCCGCTCCCTGA
- a CDS encoding metal ABC transporter ATP-binding protein has product MTRSTVADGDAALISLRGAALSYGEHVVWQGLDLDVRPGEFLAVLGPNGAGKTSFVRALLGQRQLSAGTLTVLGGPPRHGGRHIGYVPQQATLSAHAMLRARDLVRFGIDGHGFGPRLRTGAVRRRVDEVLAAVGAAAYADVPVGLLSGGERQRVRIGQALVTDPRILLCDEPLLSLDLHHQRAVTGLVDARRRSHGTAVVFVTHEINPVLGLVDRVLYLARGGHRIGTPDEVLTSEALSRLYGTQVDVIRVRDRVTVVAVSDEVAQPPHHPELPHGARA; this is encoded by the coding sequence GTGACGCGATCCACCGTGGCCGACGGCGACGCCGCGCTGATCAGCCTGCGCGGAGCGGCTCTGTCCTACGGCGAGCACGTGGTGTGGCAAGGCCTCGATCTCGATGTGCGGCCGGGTGAGTTCCTGGCCGTGCTCGGCCCCAACGGGGCGGGCAAGACCAGCTTCGTCCGCGCCCTTCTGGGCCAACGGCAACTGTCCGCCGGTACGTTGACGGTGCTCGGCGGCCCGCCCCGCCACGGCGGCCGCCACATCGGCTACGTACCGCAGCAGGCGACCCTGTCCGCCCACGCCATGCTGCGCGCCCGGGACCTGGTCCGTTTCGGCATCGACGGACACGGCTTCGGGCCCCGGCTGCGCACGGGCGCCGTACGCCGTCGCGTGGACGAGGTCCTCGCCGCGGTCGGTGCCGCCGCGTACGCGGATGTCCCCGTCGGTCTGCTCTCCGGCGGCGAACGGCAGCGCGTACGCATCGGGCAGGCGCTGGTGACCGACCCGCGGATCCTGCTCTGCGACGAGCCGCTGCTCTCCCTGGACCTGCACCATCAACGGGCCGTCACGGGACTGGTGGACGCCCGGCGCCGCTCCCACGGCACCGCCGTGGTGTTCGTGACTCACGAGATCAACCCGGTACTGGGTCTGGTGGACCGCGTTCTCTACCTTGCCCGCGGCGGTCACCGCATCGGCACCCCCGACGAGGTGCTGACGTCCGAGGCGCTGTCGCGGCTGTACGGCACCCAGGTCGACGTCATCCGCGTCCGGGACCGCGTCACGGTCGTCGCCGTATCCGACGAGGTGGCGCAGCCGCCGCATCACCCCGAACTGCCGCACGGAGCAAGGGCATGA
- a CDS encoding metal ABC transporter solute-binding protein, Zn/Mn family — MLASSYRRLPLVSLTAGTCLILLAGCGSSQDSGSGTDAAQGPAAASVVPVVASTNVYGDVAERIGGAKVQVTAIISDPDQDPHSYEANTQNQLALSKAKVVIENGGGYDDFVDRMLKTGGSSAEVVNAVKVSGKTAPAGRELNEHVWYDFRTVARLADRIAAALAKADPADTATFTRNAKSFQAKLKPLEQKEARIKAGHGGERVAITEPVPLYMIEAAGLENATPEEFSEAIEEGGDVSARTLQQMLALFTGKKVEALVYNEQTSGPQTEKAEQAARAAGIPVVPVTETLPHGKDYLGWMTANVDALARALGK, encoded by the coding sequence ATGCTTGCGTCCTCGTACCGTCGTCTTCCGCTTGTGTCGCTGACAGCCGGCACATGCCTGATCCTCCTTGCGGGCTGCGGCAGCTCGCAGGATTCCGGAAGCGGCACCGACGCCGCGCAGGGTCCCGCTGCTGCGTCCGTCGTCCCGGTGGTGGCTTCGACGAACGTCTACGGGGATGTCGCGGAGCGAATAGGCGGCGCAAAGGTGCAGGTCACCGCGATCATCAGCGACCCCGACCAGGACCCGCACTCCTACGAGGCCAACACGCAGAACCAGCTGGCGCTGTCCAAGGCGAAGGTCGTGATCGAGAACGGCGGCGGCTACGACGACTTCGTCGACCGCATGCTGAAGACCGGCGGCTCGTCCGCCGAGGTGGTCAACGCGGTCAAGGTCTCCGGGAAGACCGCCCCGGCGGGCCGGGAGCTCAACGAGCATGTCTGGTACGACTTCCGCACGGTCGCGAGGCTCGCCGACCGCATTGCCGCCGCCCTGGCCAAGGCCGACCCGGCCGACACCGCGACCTTCACCAGAAACGCCAAGAGCTTCCAGGCGAAGCTGAAGCCCCTGGAGCAGAAGGAAGCCCGGATCAAGGCCGGGCACGGCGGCGAGCGCGTGGCCATCACCGAACCGGTGCCGCTGTACATGATCGAGGCCGCCGGGCTGGAGAACGCGACGCCCGAGGAGTTCAGCGAGGCCATCGAAGAAGGTGGCGACGTCTCCGCGAGGACCCTGCAGCAGATGCTGGCGCTGTTCACCGGCAAGAAGGTCGAGGCGCTGGTCTACAACGAGCAGACCTCCGGCCCGCAGACCGAGAAGGCCGAGCAGGCGGCCAGGGCCGCTGGAATCCCTGTCGTCCCCGTGACCGAGACCCTGCCCCACGGCAAGGACTACCTCGGCTGGATGACCGCCAATGTCGACGCGCTCGCGCGCGCGCTGGGCAAGTGA